In Deinococcus maricopensis DSM 21211, the sequence CCGCGCCGCGTGCGCTGGGGCCGTACGATACGGCGGAGCCGCTCACGCCGTACGCGCAGGCCACGACGTACAACAACTACTACGAGTTCGGGCTGGGCAAGGCCGACCCGGCCCGCCTCGCGGGGGGCCTGCGCACGCAACCCTGGACGGTGCTGATCGACGGGGAGGTCCGCGCGCCCCTGCAGGTGGACCTGGACAGGCTGCGGTCATGGTTCACGCCGGAGGACCGCATCTACCGCATGCGCTGCGTCGAGGGGTGGTCCATGGTGATGCCGTGGCAGGGGTTTCCGCTCGCAGCGCTGCTGCGTCGTGCGGAGCCCACGGGTCACGCGCGGTACGTGCAGTTCACGGCGCTGCATGATCCGCAGCAGTTCCCGGGGCAGCGGGGGGACGTTCTGGCGTGGCCGTACGTGGAGGGCCTGCGGCTGGATGAGGCGCTGCATCCGCTGACGCTCCTCGCGGTCGGCTTGAACGGGCGGGCGCTGCCGAATCAGAATGGGGCCCCGTTGCGGCTGGTGGTGCCGTGGAAGTACGGGTTCAAGAGCATCAAGGCGGTGGTGCGCATCACCCTGACGCGGACGCAGCCGCCGACAACGTGGAGTCTGGCGGCGCCGCAGGAGTACGGCTTTTACGCGAACGTGAACCCGGCGGTGCCGCACCCGCGCTGGAGTCAGGCGACGGAGCAGCGCATCGGGGAGTGGGGGCGGCAGCCGACGCTGCCGTTCAACGGGTACGCGCGGGAGGTCGCGGACCTGTACCGCGGTATGGACCTGCGGGTGTTCTTTTGAGCGGGCGGCGGGCACCTGCCCGGTGGGCGGGGCTGGAGCCGGGCGTGGTGGTGGGGGGGCTGGTCCCGCTGGTGGGGTTGCTGCTCGACGCGCGCACAGGCGCGCTGGGCGCGAACCCGGTGCAGCGGGCGCTGCTGCAGACGGGCCTGCTGGCGTTGGCGCTGCTGCTGTTGTCGCTGGCGTGCACGCCGCTGCGGACGCTGAGCGGGTGGACGTGGCCAGCGCGGGTCCGCCGGGCGTTGGGACTGCTGGCGTTCGCGTACGCGGCGCTGCATTTCCTGATCTACCTGTTCGACCATGGGCTGACGCCCGGGGTAGTGCTGGAGGACGTGCTGGAGCGACCGTTCATCACAGTGGGGTTCGTGGCGCTGGTGCTGCTGATCCCGCTGGCGGTCACGAGCACGCCACGCATGGTGCGGCGGCTGGGGTTCGTGCGCTGGCAGCGCCTGCACCGCGCGGTGTATGCCGCGGCGGCGCTGGGCGCGCTGCATTACTGGTGGGGGGTGAAGAAGGACCACACGGGTCCGCTGGTGGCGGCGCTGGCGCTGGCGGCGCTGCTGGTCGCGCGGTGGGTGCGCGCGCCGCGCCGTCGGTCCTGAGTGAGGGCAGCGGGCGGGGGCCGGGATTGCCTCCCGGCCCCCGCCCGCTGCGGGCAC encodes:
- a CDS encoding protein-methionine-sulfoxide reductase heme-binding subunit MsrQ, with translation MVVGGLVPLVGLLLDARTGALGANPVQRALLQTGLLALALLLLSLACTPLRTLSGWTWPARVRRALGLLAFAYAALHFLIYLFDHGLTPGVVLEDVLERPFITVGFVALVLLIPLAVTSTPRMVRRLGFVRWQRLHRAVYAAAALGALHYWWGVKKDHTGPLVAALALAALLVARWVRAPRRRS
- the msrP gene encoding protein-methionine-sulfoxide reductase catalytic subunit MsrP; the protein is MTNPPPGRPFEDPDEQERRAVTRRAFLRGAALFTGTAAALGGGLELLTRRPGAAPAPSAAPPLVAAPRALGPYDTAEPLTPYAQATTYNNYYEFGLGKADPARLAGGLRTQPWTVLIDGEVRAPLQVDLDRLRSWFTPEDRIYRMRCVEGWSMVMPWQGFPLAALLRRAEPTGHARYVQFTALHDPQQFPGQRGDVLAWPYVEGLRLDEALHPLTLLAVGLNGRALPNQNGAPLRLVVPWKYGFKSIKAVVRITLTRTQPPTTWSLAAPQEYGFYANVNPAVPHPRWSQATEQRIGEWGRQPTLPFNGYAREVADLYRGMDLRVFF